Genomic segment of Sphingopyxis sp. QXT-31:
TTTGTCGCGAAACTTGCAGAGCTTCGCCGGCGCATCGCGCGACACCGCGAGCACCTGCGCGTTCAATTTGGCGAACTCGGGCGCCAGCCGCGTGAAATCCTGCGCCTCGACGGTGCAGCCCGGCGTGTCCGCCTTGGGGTAGAAATAGACGACCAAAGGTGCGCCCTTGAGCGCCGCAAGGTCGATCGCCGCGCCGTCGGCGTCGAGCAGTTTCACGGCGGGTACGACATCGCCGATGGCAAGGGT
This window contains:
- the bcp gene encoding thioredoxin-dependent thiol peroxidase, whose amino-acid sequence is MTLAIGDVVPAVKLLDADGAAIDLAALKGAPLVVYFYPKADTPGCTVEAQDFTRLAPEFAKLNAQVLAVSRDAPAKLCKFRDKYGLTVRLASDEDGAVCEAFGTWVEKQNYGRTYMGIERSTFLFGADGKLAQEWRKVRVKGHADAVLEAAKAL